One Acropora palmata chromosome 2, jaAcrPala1.3, whole genome shotgun sequence genomic window carries:
- the LOC141863687 gene encoding uncharacterized protein LOC141863687, producing the protein MTRVALLLCLTILVALTEAAPDPSKRLPDQQEKQDEQEQQRDQQGQESAPATDQVQQPMANYVGADMNQQFMAPSMDQQMAPQTNQQYMAPPMDQQMAPPMDQQFMAPPMSQQVAPPMDQQMAPPMNQQVAPLADQQSAPQADQQSAPPADKQAAPQMDQPTDQQLDCCQPGPSCFNPCAPPPAPVMFAPPPPPPPMPPMGMAGCCDPSVMPTCPNPCQPPHPPRAAYAPYPGEITMKLKQPWKSSLADHTSPAYKILSGNLATAVKIALRRDAYLSNIYFREGYVPGNPSTQPITVAHFMVDGGSDDASLLQQSVTPNESLGDGLKVYKDSFNAY; encoded by the exons ATGACACGAGTTGCACTTTTGTTGTGTCTTACGATACTTGTCGCTTTAACTGAAG CGGCACCTGACCCAAGCAAACGGCTGCCTgatcaacaagaaaaacaagatgaACAGGAACAACAACGAGATCAACAAGGACAAGAGTCTGCGCCTGCCACCGATCAAGTTCAACAGCCAATGGCAAACTACGTGGGTGCTGACATGAACCAGCAATTCATGGCCCCATCTATGGATCAACAGATGGCCCCACAAACTAACCAGCAATATATGGCCCCGCCTATGGATCAGCAAATGGCTCCACCTATGGACCAACAATTCATGGCCCCACCAATGAGCCAACAGGTGGCCCCACCAATGGATCAGCAAATGGCTCCACCAATGAATCAGCAAGTGGCCCCACTGGCCGACCAGCAAAGCGCCCCACAGGCCGACCAGCAAAGTGCTCCACCAGCCGACAAACAGGCTGCGCCACAAATGGATCAACCAACAGACCAACAATTGGACTGCTGCCAACCAGGGCCATCATGCTTTAACCCTTGTGCTCCACCTCCAGCTCCGGTCATGTTCgcacccccacccccacctCCTCCTATGCCTCCTATGGGAATGGCAGGCTGCTGTGATCCATCAGTTATGCCAACGTGTCCAAATCCTTGCCAACCACCTCATCCTCCAAGAGCAGCTTACGCACCCTACCCTG GCGAAATTACTATGAAGCTGAAACAACCATGGAAGTCTTCACTCGCAGACCACACCTCTCCAGCATATAAAATCCTCTCGGGCAACCTTGCCACAGCG GTTAAAATAGCTCTTCGAAGAGATGCCTATCTAAGCAATATCTATTTCAG GGAAGGATACGTACCAGGAAATCCTTCCACTCAGCCAATCACAGTTGCGCACTTTATGGTTGACGGTGGGTCAGATGATGCCTCGCTTCTGCAGCAATCCGTAACGCCGAACGAATCTCTAGGAGATGGACTTAAAGTTTACAAGGACTCGTTTAATGCCTACTAG
- the LOC141874061 gene encoding transcription factor COE2-like: MQEHSASSPLKEEAVGWIPPMESNQVTSGCSLARAHFEKQPPPNLRKSNFFHFVLAFYDHSGQAVEIERAGFLGFVEHLPDQKNVRNGASYRLQLLYSSGIRSEQDIFIRLVNSVTKQPIVYEGQDKNPEMCRVLMTHEVMCSRCCEKKSCGNKNETPSDPVIIDRYFLKFFLKCNQNCLKNAGNPRDMRRFQVNVSASPDPVSGLLACSDNMFVHNNSKHGRKSRKVDSTYAHPTIKAICPNEGWVIGGTNVVIIGENFFDGLQVVFGSLIVWSEFITPHAIRVQAPPRPFPSTVEVTLMYRNKQFCKTAPGRFIYSALCEPTIDYGFQRLAKLIPRHPGDPEKLPKEIILKRAADLLEAVCFNIPRTPTQIHTSQYPPAGNQPPNSSNGNHPMMIGQHLTTITPDGLNNGGPYVTITNPDGTSVVYGGSNQQRIPSSTDVNNNDVAISSSGRSTPTPRHINMVATGYPSPLPNEAHVVSQPTSEVPVSIAAAISMSTAPNSMNGFSGNLPSSVALHSLAVPSSPGYLNGAAYVPQSPSLPPTPNSVPPNGNQGMFAFPPNMIAAVKQKSAFNPVMRPPIAVSEASPPTCSHANSVQGIVSPTFGSTFAIPVSAGVQPKAVGGTS, from the exons ATGCAGGAACATAGCGCATCTTCACCGCTGAAAGAGGAAGCTGTTGGCTGGATTCCACCCATGGAAAGCAATCAAGTTACCAg TGGTTGCAGTTTGGCCAGAGCGCACTTCGAGAAGCAACCGCCACCAAATCTTCGTAAGAGCAACTTTTTTCACTTCGTCTTGGCGTTTTACGATCACTCAGGACAGGCTGTGGAGATCGAACGTGCAGGATTCCTTGGTTTTGTAGAGCACCTGCCG GATCAGAAGAACGTGCGTAATGGCGCTTCGTACAGACTTCAACTTCTTTACAGCAGCG GAATACGAAGCGAACAGGACATCTTTATTCGCCTTGTCAACTCTGTTACGAAGCAG CCCATTGTATACGAAGGCCAGGACAAAAATCCAGAAATGTGTCGTGTACTCATGACCCATGAGGTGATGTGCAG TCGATGCTGTGAGAAGAAGTCATGTGGAAACAAAAACGAGACTCCATCAGACCCAGTTATAATTGATAG gtactttttgaaattttttttaaaatgcaatCAAAACTGCCTCAAGAATGCAGGAAATCCAAGGGACATGAGACGATTCCAG gTCAATGTTTCAGCATCTCCAGATCCCGTTTCAGGACTGCTGGCTTGCTCTGATAACATGTTTGTGCATAATAACTCCAAGCATGGAAGAAAGAGCCGTAAAGTTGATTCAACATATG CTCATCCCACAATAAAGGCCATTTGCCCAAATGAAGGATGGGTTATCGGTGGAACTAATGTAGTAATCATTGGAGAGAATTTCTTTGATGGCTTGCAAGTTGTTTTTGGATCTCTTATAGTTTGGAGTGAG TTCATCACTCCCCATGCCATCAGAGTACAAGCCCCACCCAGGCCATTCCCCAGCACAGTGGAAGTTACGTTGATGTACAGAAACAAGCAGTTTTGTAAGACAGCCCCTGGAAGATTTATCTATTCTG CACTCTGTGAGCCCACAATAGACTATGGATTTCAAAGGTTGGCAAAACTTATTCCACGTCATCCTGGAGATCCTGAAAAGTTACCAAAG gaAATCATTTTAAAGAGAGCAGCAGATCTTTTAGAGGCTGTGTGCTTCAATATTCCTCGCACCCCTACTCAGATTCACACCTCACAATACCCACCCGCTGGCAATCAACCACCCAATTCTTCCAATGGAAATCATCCAATGATGATTGGACAACATTTGACGACCATTACTCCTGATGGATTAAATAATGGAGGACCATATGTAACCATCACAAACCCAGATGGCACATCGGTGGTTTACGGTGGCTCCAACCAACAGAGGATACCGAGTTCTACGGATGTAAACAACAACGATGTTGCAATATCTTCCTCAG GCAGAAGTACTCCCACACCGAGGCACATCAATATGGTGGCCACAGGATACCCAAGTCCATTGCCCAACGAGGCTCACGTGGTGTCTCAGCCGACTTCAGAAGTACCAGTTAGTATTGCTGCTGCAATTTCCATGTCCACAGCACCCAACAGTATGAATGGGTTTTCAGGGAATCTTCCATCATCTGTGGCTTTACACAGTCTTGCTGTTCCCTCATCTCCTGGATACCTGAATGGTGCAGCAT aTGTTCCACAGTCTCCATCTTTACCGCCAACACCAAACAGTGTACCACCCAATGGAAATCAAGGAATGTTTGCTTTTCCACCAAACATGATTGCAGCTGTGAAGCAAAAGAGCGCCTTCAATCCAGTTATGAGACCACCAATTGCTGTGTCTGAGGCCAGCCCACCCACCTGCTCGCATGCTAACTCAGTTCAAG GCATTGTATCCCCAACGTTTGGAAGTACCTTTGCAATCCCTGTTAGTGCCGGTGTTCAGCCCAAAGCTGTTGGAGGAACCTCATAA